One window of Salvelinus fontinalis isolate EN_2023a chromosome 19, ASM2944872v1, whole genome shotgun sequence genomic DNA carries:
- the LOC129816911 gene encoding elastin-like, with translation MGVGVRPPVFMGVGVRPSVFMGVGVRPPVCLYGGRRPSVRLSVFMGVGVRPSVFMGVGARPSVFMGVGACPSVLMGVGASPSVLMGVGACPSVLMGVGAFPSVLMGVGASPSVLMGVGACPSVLMGVGACPSVLMGVGACPSVLMGVGACPSVLMGVGAFPSVLMGVGASPSVLMGVGACPSVLMGVGACPSVLMGVGACPSVLMGVGACPSVLMGVGACPSVLMGVGACPSVLMGVGASLSVLMGVGASVCLNGGRRLSVCLNGGRRLSVCLNGGRRLSVCLNGGRRLSVCLNGGRCLSVCLNGGRCLSVCLNGGRCLSVCLNGGRCLSVCLNGGRCLSVCLNGGRRLSVCLNGGRCLSVCLNGGRRLSVCLNGGRCLSVCLNGGRCLSVCLNGGRCLSVCLNGGRCLCLS, from the coding sequence ATGGGGGTAGGCGTCCGTCCGCCTGTCTTTATGGGGGTAggcgtccgtccgtctgtctttATGGGGGTAGGCGTCCGTCCGCCTGTCTGTCTTTATGGGGGTAGGCGTCCGTCCGTCCGCCTGTCTGTCTTTATGGGGGTAggcgtccgtccgtctgtctttATGGGGGTAGGCGCCCGTCCGTCTGTCTTTATGGGGGTAGgcgcctgtccgtctgtcttaatGGGGGTAGGCGCCTCTCCGTCTGTCTTAATGGGGGTAGgcgcctgtccgtctgtcttaatGGGGGTAGGTGCCTTTCCGTCTGTCTTAATGGGGGTAGGTGCCTCTCCGTCTGTCTTAATGGGGGTAGgtgcctgtccgtctgtcttaatGGGGGTAGgtgcctgtccgtctgtcttaatGGGGGTAGgtgcctgtccgtctgtcttaatGGGGGTAGgcgcctgtccgtctgtcttaatGGGGGTAGGCGCCTTTCCGTCTGTCTTAATGGGGGTAGGTGCCTCTCCGTCTGTCTTAATGGGGGTAGgtgcctgtccgtctgtcttaatGGGGGTAGgtgcctgtccgtctgtcttaatGGGGGTAGgtgcctgtccgtctgtcttaatGGGGGTAGgcgcctgtccgtctgtcttaatGGGGGTAGgcgcctgtccgtctgtcttaatGGGGGTAGgcgcctgtccgtctgtcttaatGGGGGTaggtgcctctctgtctgtcttaatGGGGGTAGGTGCCTCTGTCTGTCTTAATGGGGGTAGgcgcctgtccgtctgtcttaatGGGGGTAGgcgcctgtccgtctgtcttaatGGGGGTAGgcgcctgtccgtctgtcttaatGGGGGTAGGCGCCTTTCCGTCTGTCTTAATGGGGGTAGGTGCCTCTCCGTCTGTCTTAATGGGGGTAGGTGCCTCTCCGTCTGTCTTAATGGGGGTAGgtgcctgtccgtctgtcttaatGGGGGTAGgtgcctgtccgtctgtcttaatGGGGGTAGgtgcctgtccgtctgtcttaatGGGGGTAGgcgcctgtccgtctgtcttaatGGGGGTAGgtgcctgtccgtctgtcttaatGGGGGTAGgcgcctgtccgtctgtcttaatGGGGGTaggtgcctctctgtctgtcttaatGGGGGTaggtgcctctctgtctgtcttaatGGGGGTaggtgcctctctgtctgtcttaatGGGGGTAGGTGCCTCTGTCTGTCTTAA